One stretch of Chryseobacterium fluminis DNA includes these proteins:
- the radA gene encoding DNA repair protein RadA — MAKLKTAYFCQNCGTQYSQWMGQCKNCGEWNTLVEEVVEKTNSHTTPPFSKTKQHVINIVEVETNEEPRIKTPSEELNRVLGGGIVLGSVTLIGGEPGIGKSTLLLQLALKMKKKVFYVSGEESASQIKMRADRLTDVQNPNCFLYTETNLEKILHEAKKLAPDFVIIDSIQTLQSQLIESSPGTVSQIRECSNEIIKYAKENSIPVFLVGHITKDGQIAGPKVLEHMVDVVLNFDGDRNHLFRLLRANKNRFGSTSEIGIYEMIAQGLKEIKNPSEILITKKFEELSGNSVAVTIEGNRPMLLEIQALVSTAVYGTPQRSSTGFDSKRLNMLLAVLEKRAGFQLGAKDVFLNITGGIKTDDPALDLAVVASILSSNEDIAISEHYCFAGEIGLSGEIRPIAQAEQRITEAEKLGYEKIFVSNLNKLSKKKFGIIIEEVSKIEDFHERLF; from the coding sequence ATGGCAAAATTAAAAACAGCATATTTCTGTCAAAACTGCGGAACACAGTACTCTCAATGGATGGGACAGTGCAAAAACTGCGGAGAATGGAATACTTTGGTGGAAGAAGTGGTAGAAAAAACCAATTCTCATACAACGCCACCTTTCTCAAAAACAAAACAGCACGTCATCAATATTGTTGAGGTTGAAACCAATGAAGAACCGAGAATAAAAACCCCTTCCGAAGAACTAAACCGGGTTTTGGGCGGAGGAATCGTTTTAGGCTCCGTTACTTTAATCGGAGGCGAGCCCGGAATCGGAAAATCGACTCTGCTTCTTCAGCTGGCCCTGAAAATGAAGAAAAAAGTATTCTATGTGTCAGGGGAAGAAAGTGCATCTCAGATTAAAATGAGAGCTGACCGGCTAACGGATGTTCAAAATCCGAACTGCTTCCTTTATACCGAGACCAATCTGGAAAAAATTCTTCATGAAGCTAAAAAACTGGCACCAGATTTCGTAATTATAGATTCTATCCAGACGCTGCAGTCTCAATTGATAGAAAGTTCACCAGGCACGGTCTCTCAAATCCGTGAATGCTCAAATGAGATCATTAAATACGCAAAAGAAAACAGCATTCCTGTCTTTCTGGTAGGTCACATTACAAAAGACGGACAGATTGCAGGTCCTAAAGTACTGGAACACATGGTCGATGTGGTTTTAAACTTCGATGGTGACAGAAATCATCTTTTCAGATTATTAAGAGCCAATAAAAACCGTTTCGGATCCACCTCCGAAATCGGAATTTATGAAATGATTGCTCAGGGCCTGAAAGAAATTAAAAACCCTTCCGAAATTTTAATTACCAAAAAGTTCGAAGAGCTTTCCGGAAATTCGGTAGCTGTAACAATTGAGGGAAACCGGCCGATGCTGCTGGAAATTCAGGCACTGGTAAGTACGGCCGTTTACGGAACTCCCCAGAGAAGTTCTACCGGCTTCGACTCCAAAAGACTCAATATGCTGCTGGCTGTCCTGGAAAAAAGAGCAGGATTTCAGCTGGGAGCCAAAGATGTTTTCCTGAATATTACAGGCGGAATAAAAACGGATGATCCTGCCTTAGATCTCGCTGTCGTTGCTTCTATTCTTTCATCCAATGAAGATATCGCCATTTCTGAACATTACTGTTTTGCCGGAGAAATCGGACTAAGCGGTGAAATCCGGCCGATCGCACAAGCCGAACAGAGAATAACGGAAGCCGAAAAATTAGGATATGAGAAAATTTTTGTGTCTAACTTAAATAAACTTTCCAAGAAAAAATTCGGAATTATTATAGAAGAAGTCAGTAAAATAGAGGATTTTCACGAAAGACTATTTTAA
- a CDS encoding SusC/RagA family TonB-linked outer membrane protein, with the protein MKKLTAGVLVLVLSSSLAVAYAQQVKNDTVETKEIDAVVVTALGIKREKKSLGYASQEVKADKLFEGTTNTGNIASQLSGKVAGLNVNTNSNFGGSANLVIRGVKSLGGSNPLIVIDGSPVNNSSTSFGNQNGGYDLGNALSDINQEDIESVNVLKGAAASALYGERGLNGVIVITTKNGKGKDDKSWGITLSSSVQGGFVDKSTFAKYQTRYGAGYQPSFEYGDDGNGINYANFGDDASWGPAYDPNLLVYQWDSFDPKSPNFNKATPWVAAKNGPLKFFETPMSFVNSISLSKGTKGFNFNLTYDNNISNGLLPNSDLRKNTISTKINYDLNPKLHATVYSTLTLQGTTGRTETGYNDNIVTGFRQWWQTNVDLESLKNSYFNNVGSPTLANNYGNVTWNRVSDTNGKPAFWNNPYFQRYQNYSTDDRTRTFSYAQLTYDLDSHINITGKLSYDNTNLVFERRLAPGSYPQNFGVSGKAVGSGYHRYDLKRSETNYDVFANYKYDLTSWLNISGIAGGNVRRNYESTIEASTEGGLITAGYYSLDNSKAPLLNPVEFEATTQTNSLYATASFDFNKIFYLDGTIRRDVSSTLPDGNNKYTYGSVSGSLILSELLKSQKSVMNFWKVRGNFAEVGGTADPYQLKYTYYTAGYFNTGNGNINIYRPQTILKNDNLKPQRSREFEVGTEVHFLRDRIVFDAAYYDTKTFDQLISPDISAASGSLGAAINAGQINNQGIELHLGISPIKNKDFAWDIDANWARNRSKVVELAEGLQVYQLVSLVGGASIVASVGNQWGDIYGSDYVYLNGEKVVDPTSGLYQTENNKVIGNVQAKWTGGLRNSFRYKDFSLSFLIDVRHGGDVFSSDMYYGLASGLFPETAVDGYRTGTPVLAGVNPNGQVNTTAVSGVDPNEYGNNPNDGYAIAPDKRYVYDGSYVKLREASITYSLPKSLLANTFMNDAKISIVGRNLWIIHKNLPYADPESSQMGGLYSYGSSVGSLPTTRELGVNFTFKF; encoded by the coding sequence ATGAAGAAACTAACAGCTGGTGTGCTTGTCTTAGTACTATCTTCATCCCTAGCTGTGGCTTATGCCCAACAGGTGAAGAATGATACAGTGGAAACCAAAGAAATCGATGCGGTGGTAGTGACTGCACTCGGTATTAAAAGAGAGAAAAAATCTCTCGGTTATGCTTCTCAGGAAGTAAAAGCAGATAAATTATTCGAAGGGACCACCAATACGGGTAATATAGCTTCTCAGCTTTCCGGTAAAGTGGCCGGTCTTAATGTAAATACAAACTCCAACTTCGGAGGGTCAGCTAACCTGGTTATTCGTGGTGTAAAATCTCTGGGAGGAAGTAATCCCCTCATTGTTATTGATGGATCACCAGTTAATAACTCATCTACCTCTTTCGGTAACCAAAACGGAGGATATGATCTGGGGAATGCCCTTTCCGATATTAACCAGGAAGATATCGAGTCGGTAAACGTCTTAAAAGGAGCAGCAGCCTCTGCTTTATATGGAGAAAGAGGACTCAATGGGGTAATTGTCATTACAACCAAAAATGGTAAAGGAAAAGACGATAAATCCTGGGGGATCACTTTATCTTCCTCGGTACAGGGAGGTTTTGTAGATAAATCTACCTTTGCTAAATACCAGACTAGATATGGAGCAGGATATCAGCCATCTTTTGAATATGGAGATGATGGAAATGGTATCAATTATGCTAATTTCGGAGATGATGCTTCATGGGGACCGGCCTATGATCCTAATTTGTTAGTATACCAATGGGATTCTTTCGATCCGAAATCACCTAACTTTAATAAGGCGACTCCCTGGGTAGCTGCTAAAAACGGGCCTCTCAAGTTTTTTGAAACTCCGATGTCATTTGTTAACTCCATTTCACTCTCTAAAGGAACTAAAGGATTCAATTTTAATTTAACTTATGACAACAATATTTCCAATGGTCTATTGCCTAATTCGGATTTAAGAAAAAATACAATCTCTACAAAGATCAATTATGATTTAAATCCAAAATTACATGCCACTGTTTATTCAACTTTAACTCTTCAGGGAACTACAGGTAGAACGGAAACAGGATATAATGATAATATTGTAACAGGTTTCAGACAATGGTGGCAAACGAATGTCGATTTGGAATCTTTAAAAAATTCTTATTTCAATAATGTGGGAAGTCCTACACTTGCTAACAACTATGGAAACGTGACGTGGAACAGGGTAAGTGATACAAACGGTAAGCCTGCTTTCTGGAACAATCCCTATTTCCAACGTTATCAGAATTATTCTACCGATGACAGAACAAGAACATTCTCATATGCTCAATTAACTTATGATCTTGATAGCCATATCAATATTACAGGTAAATTAAGCTATGATAATACAAATCTGGTTTTTGAAAGAAGATTGGCTCCGGGATCTTATCCTCAGAATTTCGGGGTATCAGGCAAAGCAGTCGGCTCAGGATATCACAGATACGATTTGAAAAGAAGTGAGACTAATTATGATGTATTTGCAAACTATAAATATGATCTTACATCTTGGCTGAACATAAGCGGTATTGCGGGAGGAAACGTTAGAAGAAACTATGAAAGCACTATCGAAGCTTCGACAGAGGGAGGACTGATCACGGCAGGCTACTATTCATTAGACAACTCGAAAGCCCCGCTTCTGAATCCTGTAGAATTTGAAGCGACAACACAAACCAATAGTTTATATGCAACGGCTTCATTCGACTTCAATAAAATCTTCTATTTGGACGGGACAATAAGAAGAGATGTCAGCTCAACTTTACCGGATGGAAATAATAAATATACCTATGGTTCAGTCTCCGGTTCCCTGATTTTATCAGAACTTTTAAAATCTCAAAAATCGGTAATGAATTTTTGGAAAGTACGGGGGAACTTTGCAGAAGTAGGGGGAACTGCCGATCCGTATCAATTAAAATATACTTATTATACAGCGGGCTATTTTAATACAGGAAATGGAAATATAAATATTTACAGACCACAAACAATACTGAAAAATGACAATCTGAAGCCACAGCGTTCGAGAGAATTTGAAGTAGGTACTGAAGTTCACTTCTTAAGAGACCGAATTGTTTTTGATGCAGCATATTACGATACAAAAACATTTGACCAGCTGATCTCTCCTGATATTTCGGCTGCTTCCGGAAGTTTAGGAGCTGCAATTAATGCAGGGCAGATTAATAACCAAGGGATTGAATTGCATTTGGGAATCAGCCCGATAAAAAATAAAGACTTTGCATGGGATATCGATGCAAACTGGGCCAGAAACAGAAGTAAAGTGGTTGAGCTGGCTGAAGGTTTACAGGTATATCAATTGGTGAGTCTAGTAGGGGGTGCCTCTATTGTAGCCTCAGTCGGCAATCAATGGGGTGATATTTATGGAAGTGATTACGTATATTTGAATGGTGAAAAAGTAGTTGATCCAACGTCAGGATTATACCAGACTGAAAATAATAAAGTGATCGGAAATGTACAGGCCAAATGGACCGGAGGTTTAAGAAACTCATTCAGATATAAGGACTTTTCATTAAGTTTTTTGATTGATGTTCGCCATGGAGGTGATGTATTTTCATCAGATATGTATTACGGACTTGCAAGTGGATTATTCCCAGAAACAGCTGTGGATGGGTACAGAACAGGTACACCGGTACTGGCAGGAGTTAATCCTAATGGACAGGTAAATACAACTGCTGTAAGTGGCGTTGATCCTAATGAATATGGTAATAATCCTAATGATGGGTACGCTATTGCTCCGGATAAAAGATATGTATATGACGGATCTTATGTAAAATTAAGAGAGGCAAGTATTACCTATTCTCTTCCGAAAAGTTTACTGGCCAATACGTTTATGAATGATGCTAAAATATCCATTGTAGGAAGAAACCTTTGGATCATTCATAAGAATCTTCCGTATGCCGATCCGGAATCTTCGCAAATGGGAGGCTTGTATTCATACGGATCATCAGTAGGATCACTGCCTACTACCAGAGAACTTGGAGTAAACTTCACATTTAAATTCTAA
- a CDS encoding CTP synthase yields MSKKNTKYIFVTGGVTSSLGKGIVSASLGLLLKSRGFNVTIQKLDPYINIDPGTLNPYEHGECYVTEDGAETDLDLGHYERYLDAPTSQNNNVTTGKIYQTVIEKERKGDFLGKTVQVIPHITNEIKRRIKILSKQNYDIIITEIGGTVGDIESLPYIETVRQLKWELGEKNSMVIHLTLLPYLASSGELKTKPSQHSVRQLMESGIMADVLVCRTEHTIPKDQRAKLAQFCNVSLDNVIECKDLETIYEVPMYLQKQNFDDVVLKELDLTSDKEADLKDWKSFLNKFQNPKKTIEIALVGKYVSLQDSYISIAEAFKHAGADLETEVKIRWVYSGEITSENIKDTLQGVDGILVAPGFGDRGIEGKVLTAQYARENKVPMLGICLGMQIMTIEFARNVLGYSKANSMEFDTSTEHPVISLMEEQKNVVDKGGTMRLGAWKCSLKNGSALNDIYGMKHITERHRHRYEFNSDYIAEFENNGFMATGTNPETGLVEALEMPDHPFYVGVQYHPEYKSTVATPHPLFRAFIKACTPK; encoded by the coding sequence ATGAGTAAAAAGAATACAAAGTACATCTTTGTGACAGGAGGTGTAACTTCATCTTTGGGAAAGGGAATCGTTTCTGCTTCTCTGGGACTTCTGCTAAAATCACGCGGCTTTAATGTAACTATTCAGAAACTGGATCCTTATATCAATATCGACCCGGGAACACTGAATCCTTATGAACACGGAGAATGTTATGTAACTGAAGATGGTGCAGAGACAGATCTGGATTTAGGTCACTACGAGCGTTACCTGGATGCTCCGACTTCTCAGAATAACAATGTTACCACAGGCAAAATATACCAGACGGTTATTGAAAAGGAAAGAAAAGGAGACTTTCTTGGAAAAACAGTTCAGGTAATTCCGCATATCACCAACGAAATCAAGCGCAGAATTAAAATTTTATCCAAACAGAACTACGATATCATTATTACGGAAATCGGAGGAACGGTAGGAGATATTGAATCTCTGCCTTACATAGAAACGGTCCGTCAGCTGAAGTGGGAATTGGGAGAGAAGAATTCTATGGTCATTCACCTGACCTTATTGCCTTACCTTGCTTCAAGCGGAGAACTAAAAACAAAACCTTCGCAGCATTCTGTTCGTCAGCTGATGGAAAGTGGAATTATGGCGGATGTTCTGGTGTGCAGAACTGAGCACACGATTCCAAAAGATCAGAGAGCCAAACTGGCTCAGTTCTGTAATGTTTCCTTAGATAATGTGATTGAATGTAAAGATCTGGAAACCATTTATGAAGTTCCCATGTATCTTCAGAAACAGAACTTTGATGATGTGGTTCTTAAAGAATTGGATCTTACAAGTGATAAAGAAGCAGATCTGAAAGACTGGAAAAGCTTCCTGAACAAATTCCAGAACCCTAAAAAGACCATTGAAATTGCCTTAGTCGGAAAATATGTATCTCTCCAGGATTCCTATATTTCTATTGCAGAAGCTTTTAAACATGCAGGAGCAGATCTTGAAACGGAGGTGAAAATAAGATGGGTTTACAGTGGAGAAATTACTTCTGAAAATATTAAAGATACCTTACAGGGAGTAGACGGAATTCTTGTGGCACCTGGTTTTGGCGACAGAGGAATCGAAGGAAAAGTATTAACCGCTCAGTACGCCCGCGAAAATAAAGTTCCGATGTTGGGAATTTGTCTGGGAATGCAGATCATGACGATTGAATTTGCAAGAAATGTTTTAGGATATTCAAAAGCCAACTCCATGGAATTCGATACTTCTACGGAACATCCAGTGATTTCCCTAATGGAAGAGCAGAAAAATGTTGTGGATAAAGGTGGGACAATGCGTCTTGGAGCCTGGAAATGTTCCTTAAAGAACGGTTCAGCACTAAACGATATTTACGGCATGAAGCATATTACCGAAAGACACCGCCACCGTTACGAGTTCAACAGTGATTATATTGCTGAATTTGAAAATAACGGCTTCATGGCAACGGGTACCAACCCGGAAACGGGACTGGTTGAAGCATTGGAAATGCCGGATCACCCATTCTATGTAGGAGTACAATATCATCCGGAATATAAAAGTACGGTCGCAACACCGCATCCTTTATTCAGAGCCTTTATCAAGGCTTGTACACCGAAATAA
- a CDS encoding alpha/beta fold hydrolase: MKINIWKVFGILLIIFIDGAKAQNTVEQYKIDSLIYIHKSIEFKKDTINFLEIAKPSVHQEKKDLIFFLQGSDPSPLISEDDNGKFLLLPFDLKELSDNTVFVIISKPKIPVYQHFKDLDDHFKIDDQKILTEYMKRNTLKYLADEVNVLVRKYSRDNRIKNIYVIGHSQGGRIASHIKKNRIKKMAVLSVNLLGRYEESINKLRYEEISKQDSLVNNKIEKEYKSFDILKGRKTFKNTFEDLSLKSYKTFTFPSTFNQILKIEIPVLVVYGTNDIGVCLTNDMVRLQLMEKNKENIHFKTYPLLNHNFEKRNPGTHENETHWQRVLKETIIWLKKD; this comes from the coding sequence ATGAAAATAAATATTTGGAAAGTTTTTGGTATTTTATTGATAATATTTATCGATGGTGCAAAAGCACAGAATACAGTAGAGCAATATAAGATTGATTCTTTAATTTACATTCATAAAAGTATTGAATTTAAAAAAGATACCATTAATTTTTTAGAGATAGCAAAACCTTCAGTCCATCAGGAAAAGAAAGATTTGATATTTTTTCTGCAGGGTTCAGATCCGTCCCCTTTAATTTCAGAAGATGACAACGGAAAATTCTTACTGCTCCCCTTTGACTTAAAAGAATTATCGGACAATACTGTCTTTGTCATCATTTCCAAACCTAAAATTCCTGTTTACCAACATTTCAAAGATCTGGATGACCATTTTAAAATTGATGACCAAAAGATATTAACTGAATATATGAAACGAAATACCCTGAAATATTTAGCGGATGAAGTCAATGTCCTGGTCAGGAAATATTCCAGGGATAACAGAATTAAAAACATTTATGTGATCGGGCATTCACAGGGAGGGAGAATCGCCTCTCATATTAAGAAGAACAGGATTAAAAAAATGGCCGTCTTATCCGTCAACCTTTTGGGACGCTACGAAGAAAGCATAAATAAGTTAAGGTATGAGGAAATTTCTAAACAGGATAGTTTGGTTAATAATAAAATAGAAAAAGAATATAAGTCATTTGACATTTTAAAAGGTAGAAAAACTTTTAAAAATACATTTGAGGACTTATCTTTAAAATCTTATAAGACATTTACTTTCCCAAGCACTTTTAACCAGATACTGAAGATTGAAATACCTGTTCTGGTTGTATACGGAACCAACGATATTGGGGTTTGCTTAACCAATGATATGGTCAGATTACAGTTAATGGAAAAAAACAAAGAAAATATTCATTTTAAGACCTATCCTCTCCTGAACCATAATTTTGAAAAACGAAATCCGGGTACACACGAAAATGAAACGCACTGGCAAAGGGTATTAAAGGAGACCATCATCTGGCTGAAAAAAGATTAA
- a CDS encoding YceI family protein, producing MKKGILTFIVTLLSIVGFAQTGWAVDPMHSSVNFNIKHMGISFVQGRFDKFDGKVATKGNNLDGATMSFMVDVNSVNTGVDMRDKHLKSPDFFDGEKYPNMSFESTSITKDKNNAYLLKGKLTIKDVTKDISVPVTFGGMTKNQQGKEVLGFQTTFKVNRLDYNIKYDPTGAGVAKDVDVNLYFELIKQ from the coding sequence ATGAAAAAGGGAATTTTAACTTTTATAGTAACACTTTTAAGCATCGTAGGGTTTGCGCAGACGGGATGGGCTGTTGATCCGATGCACTCTTCGGTGAATTTCAATATCAAACATATGGGAATCAGCTTTGTGCAGGGAAGATTTGATAAGTTTGACGGAAAGGTAGCTACTAAAGGCAATAATCTTGACGGTGCTACCATGTCTTTCATGGTAGATGTGAACTCAGTAAATACAGGGGTTGACATGAGAGATAAGCATTTAAAAAGCCCTGATTTTTTTGACGGTGAAAAATATCCGAATATGAGTTTTGAATCTACTTCGATTACGAAGGATAAAAATAATGCCTATCTGTTAAAAGGGAAGCTGACCATCAAAGACGTTACCAAAGACATCAGTGTTCCTGTTACCTTCGGAGGCATGACAAAAAACCAACAGGGAAAAGAAGTTCTTGGTTTTCAGACAACATTTAAAGTTAACCGTTTAGATTATAATATCAAATATGATCCGACGGGAGCAGGAGTGGCTAAAGACGTTGACGTTAACTTATATTTTGAGTTAATTAAACAATAG
- a CDS encoding ribonuclease HII produces MDLLKKWTDIYIEAGCDEVGRGCLSGPVVAAAVIVDDDFKQNLVNDSKKLNFKTRMELDSYIKDNVKNYAIAELPPSFIDEHNILNSSIHAMHQALDQLTIRPELILVDGNKFHPYNYIPHQCIIKGDSKVLSIAAASILAKNYRDQLMIELHDEHPEYGWNTNFGYATKKHQEALIKHGPTKHHRFSFRLKYD; encoded by the coding sequence ATGGATTTGCTAAAGAAGTGGACGGATATTTATATTGAAGCAGGATGTGATGAGGTGGGAAGAGGATGTCTCAGTGGTCCGGTAGTTGCAGCAGCAGTTATTGTGGATGATGATTTTAAGCAAAATTTAGTTAATGATTCCAAAAAGTTAAATTTCAAAACCCGGATGGAACTGGACAGTTATATAAAAGATAATGTTAAAAATTATGCCATTGCAGAACTTCCACCATCTTTCATAGACGAACATAATATACTGAATTCCAGTATACATGCCATGCATCAGGCACTGGATCAGCTTACCATACGGCCCGAACTTATTTTAGTGGACGGCAATAAATTTCATCCCTATAATTACATTCCTCATCAGTGTATTATCAAAGGAGATTCAAAAGTTTTATCTATTGCAGCGGCTTCGATTTTAGCTAAAAACTACAGGGACCAACTGATGATTGAGCTTCATGATGAGCATCCTGAGTACGGATGGAATACCAATTTCGGATATGCTACAAAAAAACACCAGGAGGCCCTGATAAAGCATGGTCCCACGAAACATCACCGTTTTTCATTCCGATTGAAGTACGACTAA
- the yidC gene encoding membrane protein insertase YidC, with product MQQNNGLDKSQMISFAVLCLVLFGFMFYFQNKQSKEEEVKAQQQKTEQAKTAVKQTQASNINPNVTPGAIQTANLANNELKIEFASLGGQVSKVELAEYKAYDHKSDKADLPLYLINKNNSNYGFQFKDKTGKVINTKDLVFAPAVNGNSVTMTANYNGAVVQFIYTLLPKYTLDFKVRTQGLAKITSDNKADFIWDYSVRNLEKGRAQEQSHSEFSYAFDNYKKYDYDGRTTMDEEKETLNWIGVKQQFFASVIEAKNGFTQSKGNQETIEEGEYLKKLNYEGFVQMTGSELNQDFTWYFMPLDLPLLKSYDKNFDEILPLGWSFIGWMNRYFFMWMYGIIAGWGLSAGWVIFVMTIIVKLILSPIMYKQHKLSAMMRVIRPEIDEANAKFKDADPMKKQQATMEIYRKAGVNQMAGCLPALVQIPIFYALFRFFPNFIDLRGQGFWFAKDLTAYDDLIKLPFKVPFLGDHLSVFAIACTIVILIYTVMTSGNMQQPQQEGMPNMKVLMYIFPITFLFFLNTSASGLSWYYFVSNAINILIILVIKYVILDEKKIHAQIQANKEKPKAEGKFQKRMREMMEKAQEQQKSQEQQRKKK from the coding sequence ATGCAACAGAACAACGGACTCGATAAAAGTCAAATGATTAGTTTTGCGGTTTTATGTTTGGTTCTTTTCGGTTTTATGTTTTATTTCCAAAACAAACAATCGAAAGAAGAAGAGGTAAAAGCTCAGCAGCAAAAAACTGAACAGGCAAAAACTGCCGTGAAACAAACTCAGGCAAGCAATATCAATCCTAATGTAACTCCCGGCGCGATTCAGACTGCCAATCTGGCGAATAACGAATTGAAAATTGAATTTGCCAGTCTGGGAGGTCAGGTTTCTAAAGTAGAACTGGCAGAATACAAAGCATACGATCATAAAAGTGATAAAGCAGATCTTCCGCTTTATCTGATCAATAAAAATAATTCCAATTACGGTTTCCAGTTTAAAGATAAAACAGGAAAGGTGATCAATACCAAGGATTTGGTATTTGCTCCTGCTGTTAACGGGAATTCAGTGACGATGACCGCGAATTATAACGGAGCTGTTGTTCAGTTTATCTATACATTACTTCCGAAATATACCCTTGATTTTAAAGTAAGAACTCAGGGCCTTGCTAAAATTACATCTGATAATAAGGCAGATTTCATCTGGGATTACAGTGTGAGAAATCTGGAAAAGGGTAGAGCGCAGGAGCAGTCTCACTCTGAGTTTTCCTATGCTTTCGATAATTATAAAAAATATGATTACGATGGAAGGACGACGATGGATGAAGAAAAAGAAACCCTTAACTGGATTGGGGTAAAACAGCAGTTCTTTGCTTCTGTGATCGAGGCCAAAAACGGGTTTACCCAGAGTAAAGGAAACCAGGAAACGATTGAAGAGGGAGAATATCTGAAAAAACTGAATTATGAAGGTTTTGTTCAGATGACAGGAAGCGAACTGAATCAGGATTTCACCTGGTATTTTATGCCGCTTGATTTACCGTTACTTAAATCCTACGATAAAAACTTTGATGAAATTTTACCGTTAGGCTGGTCCTTCATCGGATGGATGAACCGTTACTTCTTTATGTGGATGTACGGGATTATCGCTGGCTGGGGATTATCCGCAGGTTGGGTAATTTTTGTAATGACTATTATCGTGAAGCTGATCTTATCACCGATCATGTATAAACAACATAAGTTGAGTGCCATGATGAGAGTGATTCGTCCGGAGATCGATGAAGCAAATGCTAAGTTTAAGGATGCCGACCCAATGAAGAAGCAGCAGGCGACCATGGAGATCTACCGAAAGGCAGGCGTTAATCAGATGGCGGGATGTTTACCGGCTTTGGTGCAGATTCCTATTTTCTATGCCTTATTCCGTTTCTTCCCGAACTTTATCGATCTGAGAGGACAGGGATTCTGGTTTGCCAAAGATCTTACTGCGTACGATGACCTGATTAAATTACCGTTTAAGGTACCGTTCTTAGGAGATCACTTAAGTGTTTTTGCCATTGCGTGTACGATTGTCATTTTAATTTACACGGTGATGACTTCAGGAAATATGCAGCAGCCTCAACAGGAGGGAATGCCGAATATGAAGGTACTGATGTATATTTTCCCGATTACATTCCTATTCTTCCTTAATACATCGGCATCGGGTCTTTCGTGGTATTACTTCGTATCCAATGCGATTAATATCTTAATTATCCTGGTCATTAAATATGTGATTCTGGATGAAAAGAAAATTCATGCCCAGATTCAGGCCAATAAAGAAAAGCCGAAAGCTGAAGGAAAATTCCAGAAGAGAATGAGAGAAATGATGGAGAAGGCGCAGGAACAGCAAAAATCACAAGAACAGCAAAGAAAGAAAAAATAG